A genomic window from Hyla sarda isolate aHylSar1 chromosome 8, aHylSar1.hap1, whole genome shotgun sequence includes:
- the LOC130284846 gene encoding sulfotransferase 1 family member D1-like isoform X2 — translation MPIIGPFAANWENVEQFQFRDDDLLIATYPKSGTTWVSKIVDLILNKANLEESQKCAIFERVPFLECSGPGVPSATDVLNKQNLPRVIKTHLTVDVIPKSFWDKNFKIIYVARNAKDVAVSYYHFYRMAYGHPEPGTWDEFLNSYMEGDVAFGRWSAHVKGWWKIRQQKKILYLFYEEMLDDPKREVEKVLKFLGKEISEEVMEKILEHTSFNAMKDNPMANYSTFPFMDHSISPFMRKGISGDWKNHFTVSQNEKFDEYYRAEMADTDLTFSM, via the exons ATGCCAATTATTGGGCCCTTTGCAGCTAACTGGGAGAATGTGGAGCAGTTCCAGTTCAGAGATGATGATCTGTTGATTGCTACTTATCCGAAATCAG GGACTACTTGGGTGAGTAAGATAGTGGATCTAATTCTAAACAAGGCAAATTTGGAAGAAAGCCAAAAATGCGCCATTTTTGAGCGGGTGCCCTTTCTGGAGTGCTCAGGCCCAGGCGTGCCCTCAG CAACAGATGTTCTCAACAAACAAAACTTACCGAGGGTGATCAAAACCCATCTCACAGTGGATGTCATTCCGAAGAGCTTCTGGGACAAGAACTTCAAG ATCATCTACGTGGCCAGGAACGCAAAAGATGTAGCCGTGTCCTACTATCACTTTTATAGGATGGCGTATGGGCACCCAGAGCCCGGAACATGGGATGAGTTTCTGAACAGCTACATGGAGGGGGATG TTGCGTTCGGGCGCTGGAGCGCACATGTGAAAGGCTGGTGGAAGATAAGGCAGCAAAAGAAGATCTTGTACCTGTTTTACGAGGAGATGCTTGAT GATCCAAAGCGTGAGGTGGAGAAAGTATTGAAGTTCTTGGGGAAGGAAATATCAGAGGAAGTTATGGAGAAGATTCTCGAGCACACGTCATTTAATGCCATGAAGGACAACCCAATGGCCAACTACAGCACCTTCCCATTCATGGATCATTCCATCTCCCCATTTATGAGGAAAG GAATCTCTGGAGACTGGAAGAATCACTTCACGGTTTCCCAGAATGAGAAGTTTGATGAATACTATCGCGCAGAGATGGCCGATACCGACCTGACCTTCTCCATGTAG
- the LOC130284846 gene encoding sulfotransferase 1B1-like isoform X1, with amino-acid sequence MEDAFNRPPLRLVGGMPIIGPFAANWENVEQFQFRDDDLLIATYPKSGTTWVSKIVDLILNKANLEESQKCAIFERVPFLECSGPGVPSATDVLNKQNLPRVIKTHLTVDVIPKSFWDKNFKIIYVARNAKDVAVSYYHFYRMAYGHPEPGTWDEFLNSYMEGDVAFGRWSAHVKGWWKIRQQKKILYLFYEEMLDDPKREVEKVLKFLGKEISEEVMEKILEHTSFNAMKDNPMANYSTFPFMDHSISPFMRKGISGDWKNHFTVSQNEKFDEYYRAEMADTDLTFSM; translated from the exons acgccTTTAATCGCCCACCTTTAAGGCTGGTGGGGGGCATGCCAATTATTGGGCCCTTTGCAGCTAACTGGGAGAATGTGGAGCAGTTCCAGTTCAGAGATGATGATCTGTTGATTGCTACTTATCCGAAATCAG GGACTACTTGGGTGAGTAAGATAGTGGATCTAATTCTAAACAAGGCAAATTTGGAAGAAAGCCAAAAATGCGCCATTTTTGAGCGGGTGCCCTTTCTGGAGTGCTCAGGCCCAGGCGTGCCCTCAG CAACAGATGTTCTCAACAAACAAAACTTACCGAGGGTGATCAAAACCCATCTCACAGTGGATGTCATTCCGAAGAGCTTCTGGGACAAGAACTTCAAG ATCATCTACGTGGCCAGGAACGCAAAAGATGTAGCCGTGTCCTACTATCACTTTTATAGGATGGCGTATGGGCACCCAGAGCCCGGAACATGGGATGAGTTTCTGAACAGCTACATGGAGGGGGATG TTGCGTTCGGGCGCTGGAGCGCACATGTGAAAGGCTGGTGGAAGATAAGGCAGCAAAAGAAGATCTTGTACCTGTTTTACGAGGAGATGCTTGAT GATCCAAAGCGTGAGGTGGAGAAAGTATTGAAGTTCTTGGGGAAGGAAATATCAGAGGAAGTTATGGAGAAGATTCTCGAGCACACGTCATTTAATGCCATGAAGGACAACCCAATGGCCAACTACAGCACCTTCCCATTCATGGATCATTCCATCTCCCCATTTATGAGGAAAG GAATCTCTGGAGACTGGAAGAATCACTTCACGGTTTCCCAGAATGAGAAGTTTGATGAATACTATCGCGCAGAGATGGCCGATACCGACCTGACCTTCTCCATGTAG